TAAGCTCTGGCTGCAAGTCTTGCATTTTTTGCCCTGATTTGATTTGCATATTGTAAAGCGGCATCATGATTGCTCGAATGATAATGGTAAAGAGAACAATCCCAACTCCGATTCGACCATTAATCGATAACCACTGAATAGCTTTGGCAAAGAAATAAACAATTTGATCCCAGCCATTAGTTGATGAAGCGGTTACTTCGCTGCGCCCACAAGCAGCCAAAAGTATTAAAGTAAGACTACTTAATCCTAATAATTTAATCTTTCTTTTCACTATTTAGACCTTCCTCATATAAATTGGCAAGTTTTAAAACATGGAGTAAATTTTTCTTCACTTCATGATAATCAAGTTCCTCGACACCTTTACGAGCAATGATAACAAAATCATGATGTCGTAAATTTGGTGACAATTCCATGACAACATGTCGAATTTTTCGCTTGATG
This sequence is a window from Streptococcus macedonicus ACA-DC 198. Protein-coding genes within it:
- the rnpA gene encoding Ribonuclease P protein component — encoded protein: MKKTYRVKSDKDFQAIFSKGTSVANRKFVVYQLEKNQGHYRVGLSVSKKLGNAVTRNSIKRKIRHVVMELSPNLRHHDFVIIARKGVEELDYHEVKKNLLHVLKLANLYEEGLNSEKKD